A genomic window from Pocillopora verrucosa isolate sample1 chromosome 7, ASM3666991v2, whole genome shotgun sequence includes:
- the LOC131774946 gene encoding uncharacterized protein: MRCVTQCRSWSHGKARLCVFLLSTTVLSSLFIYLRFSTSEGDIEDTYPFRQASAQLHLIIQFPVLYTSGKVEDHVLKRQAEYIYSLQKNLQSPHVAAVHILCEKDKDPIFIKAQNLEQDWKLDFIILGRRMHYKDAFEFASKHLIRKNVMVMNSDCYVHRGYEKLDESILSRKTMYALTRHESEENIRLCDATDFCGPKSKYQGSHDGFLFRLLAPVSPWLLDKIDYRPNIGGIEQVLIFNFRKYGGFKIKNPCKILHIVHHHCSGVRNETERVFQGQRIDDYLHVAQHGKLVLAEFSGL; the protein is encoded by the exons TGCAGATCATGGTCACATGGAAAAGCCAGACTTTGTGTATTTCTACTGAGTACTACAGTTCTCTCGTCACTTTTCATCTACCTGAGATTTTCAACTTCTGAAG GTGACATAGAGGACACATACCCATTCAGGCAAGCAAGTGCCCAACTACATCTTATCATCCAGTTTCCAGTTTTGTACACTTCCGGTAAAGTCGAAGATCATGTCTTAAAGCGACAAGCAGAGTATATCTACAGTCTGCAAAAAAATCTGCAGAGTCCACAT gTTGCAGCAGTTCATATTCTCTGTGAAAAAGACAAAGACCCCATTTTCATAAAAGCACAGAATTTGGAACAAGATTGGAAACTAGACTTCATCATTCTTGGTCGACGCATGCACTATAAAGATGCCTTTGAATTTGCCTCAAAACATTTGATTCGAAAAAATGTAATGGTTATGAACTCTGACTGTTATGTACATAGAGGATATGAAAAACTGGATGAAAGTATTTTGAGTAGGAAAACAATGTATGCTCTCACCAGGCatgaaagtgaagaaaataTTCGTCTCTGTGATGCCACAGATTTTTGTGGACCAAAGTCAAAATATCAAGGATCTCATGATGGATTTCTGTTCAGACTTCTTGCACCAGTTTCCCCTTGGTTATTGGACAAGATTGACTATCGCCCAAACATTGGAGGCATTGAGCAAGTTTTGATTTTCAACTTCAGAAAATATGGAggctttaaaataaaaaatccttgtaagatcctgcATATTGTTCATCATCACTGCAGTGGGGTGAGAAACGAGACTGAACGTGTTTTTCAAGGTCAACGTATTGATGACTATCTTCATGTTGCACAGCATGGAAAACTTGTTTTGGCGGAGTTTTCTGGTTTATAA